In Streptomyces violaceusniger Tu 4113, one DNA window encodes the following:
- a CDS encoding trans-aconitate methyltransferase, whose protein sequence is MKTTDVPRYTPDWLELRESADAAARSPELIEELRPRLSGPPLVIHDLGCGTGSMGRWLAPRLSGPQLWILHDRDPDLLDRAALRMPRAATDGSRIAIATARGDLKRLTASTLDGASLVTASALLDVLTAEEVDGIAAACAAAQCPALLALSVVGRVEITPADPLDAEIAEAFNAHQRRGDLVGPDAMAVASETFARYGATVRTHASPWTLGADHAALTAEWLRGWVGAAVEHRPELAGRAEAYLRRRLAIAATGALRVVVHHRDLLALPASRTLGAAA, encoded by the coding sequence GTGAAGACGACCGACGTACCGCGTTACACCCCCGACTGGCTGGAGCTGCGGGAGAGCGCCGACGCGGCGGCCCGCTCCCCCGAACTCATCGAGGAGCTCCGCCCCCGGCTCTCCGGCCCGCCGCTGGTGATCCACGATCTGGGCTGCGGCACCGGCTCCATGGGGCGCTGGCTGGCGCCCCGGCTGAGCGGCCCGCAACTGTGGATCCTGCACGACCGCGACCCCGATCTGCTGGACCGGGCGGCCCTGCGGATGCCCCGGGCGGCCACCGACGGCAGCCGCATCGCCATCGCGACGGCGCGTGGCGACCTCAAGCGGCTGACCGCGAGCACGCTGGACGGCGCCTCGCTGGTGACCGCGTCCGCTCTGCTGGACGTGCTCACCGCCGAGGAGGTGGACGGCATCGCCGCGGCCTGCGCCGCGGCCCAGTGCCCGGCACTGCTGGCGCTGTCCGTGGTGGGGCGGGTCGAGATCACCCCGGCCGATCCGCTGGACGCGGAGATCGCCGAGGCGTTCAACGCCCATCAGCGGCGCGGCGATCTGGTGGGCCCCGACGCGATGGCGGTGGCCTCCGAGACGTTCGCCCGCTACGGCGCGACGGTACGGACCCATGCCAGCCCCTGGACGCTCGGCGCCGACCACGCCGCGCTGACGGCCGAGTGGCTGCGGGGCTGGGTGGGCGCGGCCGTGGAGCACCGGCCGGAGCTGGCCGGGCGCGCCGAGGCGTATCTGCGCCGCCGACTGGCGATCGCCGCGACGGGCGCGCTGCGGGTGGTGGTGCACCACCGCGATCTGCTGGCGCTGCCCGCGTCCCGCACGTTGGGGGCGGCCGCGTGA
- a CDS encoding glycosyltransferase family 4 protein, producing MSPAAPRTVHIVMPGAVADPAAPSGGNVYDRRICRDLPATGWRVEEHAVEGDWPRPGPAARAELTRILAGLADGTAVLLDGLVAGALPAIVVPQAQRLRLAVLVHLPLGDETGLAPGRAAELTALEGRTLRSARAVVATSAWAAGRLVDLHGLVPDRVHVAAPGADIAPLASSGGEGSRLLCVASVTPRKGQLRLVEALAEIPDLPWACDCAGALDQDPEYTARLRELIEKLGVGDRVRLLGPKTGAELAAGYAGADAMVLASYAETYGMAVTEALARGIPVLATAVGGVPEAIGQAPDGRVPGMLIDPDDPGALTAALRRWLGDPGIRRRLTAAAHERRTALAGWENTTRNLAGALEELRDEPRRAA from the coding sequence ATGAGCCCGGCCGCACCGCGCACGGTGCACATCGTGATGCCCGGCGCCGTGGCCGACCCGGCCGCGCCGAGCGGCGGCAACGTCTACGACCGGCGGATCTGCCGGGATCTGCCCGCCACCGGCTGGCGGGTCGAGGAGCACGCGGTCGAGGGTGACTGGCCCCGGCCCGGCCCCGCCGCCCGCGCCGAGCTGACCCGGATCCTGGCCGGGCTGGCGGACGGCACGGCCGTCCTGCTCGACGGGCTGGTCGCCGGTGCGCTCCCCGCCATCGTCGTCCCGCAGGCCCAGCGGCTGCGGCTGGCGGTGCTGGTGCATCTGCCGCTGGGCGACGAGACGGGGCTGGCCCCCGGCCGGGCCGCGGAGCTGACGGCGCTGGAGGGCCGGACGCTGCGCTCGGCACGGGCGGTGGTGGCCACCAGCGCATGGGCGGCCGGTCGGCTGGTGGATCTGCACGGGCTGGTGCCCGACCGGGTCCATGTGGCGGCGCCCGGCGCCGATATCGCCCCCCTCGCCTCCTCGGGCGGCGAGGGCTCACGGCTGCTGTGCGTGGCCTCGGTGACCCCGCGCAAGGGGCAGCTCCGGCTGGTGGAGGCGCTCGCGGAGATCCCGGATCTGCCCTGGGCTTGCGACTGTGCGGGAGCCCTGGACCAGGACCCGGAGTACACCGCCCGGCTCCGGGAGCTGATCGAGAAGCTGGGCGTGGGCGACCGGGTGCGGCTGCTCGGCCCGAAGACCGGCGCCGAGCTGGCCGCCGGTTACGCGGGGGCCGACGCGATGGTGCTCGCCTCGTACGCCGAGACCTACGGCATGGCGGTGACCGAGGCGCTCGCCCGGGGAATCCCGGTCCTGGCCACCGCCGTCGGCGGGGTTCCCGAGGCCATCGGGCAGGCCCCCGACGGCAGGGTGCCGGGCATGCTCATCGACCCGGACGACCCCGGGGCGCTGACGGCGGCGTTGCGCCGCTGGCTGGGCGACCCCGGTATACGCCGTCGGCTGACCGCCGCCGCGCACGAGCGGCGCACCGCGCTGGCCGGGTGGGAGAACACCACCCGGAACCTGGCCGGTGCGCTGGAAGAACTCCGAGACGAACCGCGGAGGGCCGCGTGA